The genomic region GGTCCCTACTTCTCCATCGCCCTACTGGGGACCTTCGTGGCCGTCCGGGAGATCGTGCGGGTTTCCGGGGGGCTCACCGGGGGCGGGGTGGGGCTGACCCTCCCTCCCTACCTCAACCGGCCGCTCTTCTACTACATCGAGTTGGCGCTCGTAGCCGGCCTGGTCGCACTCGTCTGGTGGCTGCGGGGCACGCGCTTCGGCGCCGCCCTGGTGGCCATCCGGGAGGACGAGGTGGGGGCGGAGACGCGCGGAATCAACACGACCCGTCTCAAGGTGACCGTGTTCAGCTTCGCCGGGTTCTCCACCGGGCTGTTCGGGGGACTGTGGGCCTACCAGAACACCTTCGTCGACCCCGACATCGCCTTCATCGAGATCCGGACCGTCGACGCGGTGATGGGCACCATGCTGGGCGGCCTCGGCACCGTGGCCGGACCCGTCGTCGGGACCGTCGCGCTGTTCTGGCTGCGCGAGCTGCTCTGGGCCCACCTGCTCGACTACCACCTCATCGCGCAGGGGGTGCTCCTGATCGTGATCGTCCTGTTCCTTCCCAGGGGTCTGGTCGGGATCATCGACCCGAGGGGCACCTCGGTCACCGCCCTGTGGCGGCGATGGATCGGGCGGAGTGCCCGCCCGGATGAGCCGGAGAGAGACCCATGACCGCGTTGCTCGATGCCCGCGGGGTGGTGAAGCGGTTCGGCGGTCTCACCGCGGTGGACGGGGTGGACATCAGCGTCGGCGCGGGCGAGATGGTAGGGCTCATCGGCCCCAACGGCAGCGGGAAGACGACCCTCTTCGACTGCCTGAGCCGGGTGTCGAGCCTCGACGCCGGTTCGGTCAGATTCGACGGTATCGACATCACCCGGCACCGGCCCCACCAGGTGGCCCGGCTCGGCCTGGCGCGCACGTTCCAGCTGATCCGGGTGTACCGCGAGCTGACCGTCTCCGAGAACATGGAGCTGAGCATCCAATGGGCGCAGGTCGGGGCGGCGCGCCTGTTCGGCCGTGCCGACCCGGCGACCCGCCGGAGGGTGGATTCCCTCTTGGAGTTCCTGCTGCTCGCCCCTCTCCG from bacterium harbors:
- a CDS encoding branched-chain amino acid ABC transporter permease translates to MRPATSGEPAAGARPGNPGRRRVVVGVSVGLLVVLAVLPALPGVGDSALFTLTMMLTSVAVAVNWNLTGGFTGYVDFGHAAWFGIGAYTTAILMSLQTNGPQIGWAAPPAIILGAVVAGVLAAAIGRATMRLKGPYFSIALLGTFVAVREIVRVSGGLTGGGVGLTLPPYLNRPLFYYIELALVAGLVALVWWLRGTRFGAALVAIREDEVGAETRGINTTRLKVTVFSFAGFSTGLFGGLWAYQNTFVDPDIAFIEIRTVDAVMGTMLGGLGTVAGPVVGTVALFWLRELLWAHLLDYHLIAQGVLLIVIVLFLPRGLVGIIDPRGTSVTALWRRWIGRSARPDEPERDP
- a CDS encoding ABC transporter ATP-binding protein translates to MTALLDARGVVKRFGGLTAVDGVDISVGAGEMVGLIGPNGSGKTTLFDCLSRVSSLDAGSVRFDGIDITRHRPHQVARLGLARTFQLIRVYRELTVSENMELSIQWAQVGAARLFGRADPATRRRVDSLLEFLLLAPLRDERAGALSGGQRRLLEIGMALMSEPKLLLLDEATSGVNPTLVAEIADRLREVNADGVAILLVEHNVGFVAELCHRVVVLDRGAKLAEGTPGQVMEDPAVIEAYFGAEGE